ACAGCGTCAGCTTGGCGGAGTATACCTCCTCCACCGCCTTTGGCTCCCTGGCGGCACTGGTGGTGCTGGCGGTGCTGCTGGGGCTTCTGGTCCGCTGCCTGACCAGGAACGAGACGGCGGCCTACGGCACCGCGTTGGTCCTGATTGCCGCGCTGACAGTGGCTTACTTTGTGAACCAGTCCTGGTTTGAAGGGCTGCTGCCCGCCATCATGAAAAAGCTCTCCCTGTTCGAACAGTTCCAATCCTTTGTCAATGGCGTGTTTGATCTGACGGCCGTGGTGTACTATCTCAGCGTGACAGTCTTTTTCCTGCTGCTCGCAGTGCAGTCCTTGGAGAAACGGAGGTACAACTGATGAAACATGCGCATATCCCGGGTGCCTCCGGCGCTGCCGGAAAAAATGCCTTTCGGGGAGGCACCTATTCCCTGGCCGTCGCCGCAGTAGTACTGGCCATTCTCATCGCGGTTAATGTCTTTGTCAGCGCTCTGCCCGCCGCCAGGACCCAATATGACATGAGTGCCACCAAGCTTTACTCCGTCACCAGCAATACGAAAGTAGTGGTCAATGCCCTGGAGGAGAATGTGACCCTCTACTGGGTGGTACAGTCCGGTGAGGAGGACGCTGTGGTGGAAAATCTCCTGAGCAAGTACGAGAGCCTCTCCGGTCACATCCAGGTGGTAAAGAAAAACCCCGACGTCTACCCCACCTTTGCCCAGCAGTACACAGATGAGGAGGTGCCCAACAACAGCATCATCGTGGAGTGCGGGGACCGCAGCCGCTTTATCAGCTATCATGATATCTATATCCAGGACATGTATGCCTCCTCCTTTGACGGAGAGGGAGCCATCACCTCAGCCATTGACTATGTGGTTCGAGAGGAACTGCCTCAGGTGTACCTGCTGGAGGGTCACGGTGAGGCAGCGTTTCCCGATACTTTCCGGGACCAGATCGAAAAGGACAATCTGGAGACACAAACGCTGTCCCTGCTGACTGCAGATGCAGTGCCGGAGGATGCGGCCTGCCTGATGGTTTACGCACCGTCCAGCGATCTTTCGGAGACAGAGGCGGAGATGCTCTCCGACTATGTTGCCGGCGGCGGGAAGCTGCTGGTTATTGCTGGCCCCACGGAGAGCGGAACATTGGAGAACCTGTATGGACTTCTCAACGATTATGGTGTGGAGAGCGTTGACGGCATCGTGGTGGAGGAGGACCGGGAGCACTACGCCTTCCAGATGCCGTATGTTCTTCTGCCGGATATGGCAGCTAGTCCTGTCACCGATCCCTTGATGGAGGGCAGCTACTATCCCATCCTCCCGATCTCTCAGGGCCTGACGGTCTCAGGTGGGAACAGCCGGGGAACGGTGAGTGCGCTTCTTACCACCTCGGAATCCTCTTTCAGCAAGGCGGCGGGCTATGAGCTGGCCACCTATGAAAAGGAGGAGGGG
This genomic window from Pusillibacter faecalis contains:
- a CDS encoding GldG family protein, which produces MKHAHIPGASGAAGKNAFRGGTYSLAVAAVVLAILIAVNVFVSALPAARTQYDMSATKLYSVTSNTKVVVNALEENVTLYWVVQSGEEDAVVENLLSKYESLSGHIQVVKKNPDVYPTFAQQYTDEEVPNNSIIVECGDRSRFISYHDIYIQDMYASSFDGEGAITSAIDYVVREELPQVYLLEGHGEAAFPDTFRDQIEKDNLETQTLSLLTADAVPEDAACLMVYAPSSDLSETEAEMLSDYVAGGGKLLVIAGPTESGTLENLYGLLNDYGVESVDGIVVEEDREHYAFQMPYVLLPDMAASPVTDPLMEGSYYPILPISQGLTVSGGNSRGTVSALLTTSESSFSKAAGYELATYEKEEGDTDGPFAVALSIEDSGGGEIIWFASSVFLEDLYNAYSSGANVNLAMNALSSLVGESEAMAIRSKSLDYNYLTISESTSSLLKTVMIGVCPLAYLGMGVAVILVRRRNQNVPC